One genomic region from Streptomyces sp. NBC_01304 encodes:
- a CDS encoding Asp23/Gls24 family envelope stress response protein — MTEPNSSTLQKAKPDESRTGLGTVLPAESELRGKTTIADGVVEKMAGIAAREVPGIHALGGGFTRTIGSMRDRVPGGGASAGRGVKVEVGEKQTAIDLQVVVEYGISITEVAAEVRENVIGAVERMTGLEVVEVNIAVNDVHLPDDDEPDTGEGRVQ, encoded by the coding sequence ATGACGGAGCCGAACAGTTCCACCCTGCAGAAGGCCAAGCCCGACGAATCCCGCACCGGCCTGGGCACAGTGCTGCCGGCCGAATCTGAGCTGCGCGGCAAGACGACCATCGCGGACGGTGTGGTGGAGAAGATGGCCGGGATCGCCGCGCGGGAGGTCCCCGGAATCCACGCCCTGGGTGGCGGATTCACCCGCACCATCGGGTCGATGCGCGACCGGGTTCCCGGCGGGGGCGCGAGCGCGGGGCGCGGCGTCAAGGTCGAAGTCGGTGAGAAGCAGACCGCCATCGACCTTCAGGTCGTCGTGGAATACGGGATCAGCATCACCGAGGTCGCCGCAGAGGTCCGCGAGAACGTGATCGGCGCGGTGGAACGGATGACGGGCCTGGAAGTCGTCGAGGTGAACATCGCCGTCAACGACGTGCACCTGCCGGACGACGACGAGCCGGACACCGGCGAGGGCCGCGTCCAGTAG
- a CDS encoding STAS domain-containing protein, whose amino-acid sequence MALPQLNVYRHDRNTRALITLSGEIDLESVPLLRETLERCLRDGIRTFDIDLTPVIFCDCTGLNAFIKAAQQINTAGGSLQLHYPPPMLTRMITLARCTFLLSSPAPTPATALLPNPVPAPMPATLPVPCLETLRRLTPAAPVTSGGVP is encoded by the coding sequence ATGGCGTTACCGCAATTGAACGTCTACCGGCACGACCGGAACACCCGGGCCCTGATCACCCTGTCCGGTGAGATCGACCTGGAGTCCGTACCCCTGCTGCGCGAGACGCTGGAGCGATGTCTGCGCGACGGCATCCGCACATTCGACATCGACCTCACCCCCGTCATCTTCTGCGACTGCACCGGCCTCAACGCCTTCATCAAGGCGGCGCAGCAGATCAACACAGCCGGCGGCTCGCTCCAGCTGCACTACCCGCCACCCATGCTGACCCGGATGATCACCCTCGCCCGCTGCACCTTCCTCCTCTCAAGCCCTGCGCCCACCCCGGCAACGGCTCTCCTGCCAAACCCCGTTCCCGCACCCATGCCGGCAACGCTGCCCGTGCCGTGCCTCGAGACCCTGCGCCGCCTCACCCCCGCCGCGCCGGTCACCTCGGGCGGTGTGCCGTGA
- a CDS encoding GAF and ANTAR domain-containing protein: MRSNGRSVRIQLLVAEQAAQRGGQVGVMDVCTAAVVALPVNGAGVSAMSSTAASHPLCSTDEISEKLEELQLTLGEGPCVDAFTHQTAVLTPDLRNGELQDHWPVFAEAALEAGARAVFAFPLQIGAISPGVLDLYGNAPGTLDVEELADALAFARTATLVLLDTQIDATGAPPDADTAHEDAADLGGYRAEIDQAIGMLTVQLGVGIEEAFIRLRAYSYAHGRRLSDVAADVVAHRLHLADDTDPGDHHG; this comes from the coding sequence GTGAGGTCCAACGGCCGGTCGGTCCGGATCCAGTTGCTGGTCGCCGAACAGGCGGCCCAGCGAGGTGGGCAGGTCGGCGTGATGGACGTGTGCACGGCGGCCGTGGTCGCGTTGCCGGTGAACGGTGCCGGGGTGTCCGCGATGTCCAGCACTGCGGCCAGCCATCCCCTGTGCAGCACCGACGAGATCAGCGAGAAGTTGGAAGAACTGCAGCTCACTCTCGGCGAGGGACCTTGCGTGGATGCCTTCACCCATCAGACCGCCGTCCTGACACCTGATCTGCGGAACGGCGAACTACAGGACCACTGGCCGGTGTTCGCGGAAGCAGCCCTGGAGGCCGGAGCACGCGCGGTCTTCGCCTTCCCCCTACAGATCGGGGCGATCAGCCCAGGAGTGCTCGACCTGTACGGCAATGCACCCGGCACGTTGGACGTGGAGGAACTGGCCGATGCCCTGGCCTTCGCCCGCACGGCTACCCTCGTTCTGCTCGACACGCAGATCGACGCGACGGGAGCGCCCCCCGACGCGGACACCGCACACGAAGACGCTGCAGATCTGGGCGGATACCGGGCCGAGATCGACCAGGCCATCGGCATGCTCACGGTCCAGCTCGGCGTCGGCATCGAGGAAGCCTTCATCCGGCTGCGCGCCTACTCCTACGCCCATGGCCGCCGCCTGTCTGATGTCGCCGCCGACGTGGTGGCCCACAGGCTCCACCTCGCTGACGACACGGATCCGGGCGATCACCATGGCTGA
- a CDS encoding GAF and ANTAR domain-containing protein gives MNEQLLAKTFVELADNLVADFDLIDFLRLLTDRCVGILDVTAAGVLLADHDGELRVMAASDEQVRLLELFQLQSDEGPCLECFHGGVPVTVADLSTQTARWPRFTEAADLCGFGAVQAVPMRLRDEVVGALNLFRATPGPFDPFGASIAQALADVATISLLQQRSTQRSTVLNEQLQTALNSRVLIEQAKGKLAERRNIDMEQAFSALRGYARAHNRRLSDVARAFIDNAEPLAGLDT, from the coding sequence ATGAATGAGCAGCTGCTGGCCAAGACCTTCGTCGAACTGGCCGACAACCTGGTAGCCGACTTCGATCTGATCGACTTCCTGCGCCTGCTGACCGACCGCTGCGTGGGCATACTCGACGTGACCGCGGCCGGTGTGCTCCTTGCCGACCACGACGGTGAACTGCGCGTCATGGCCGCCTCCGACGAGCAGGTACGCCTCCTGGAACTTTTCCAGCTCCAAAGCGACGAGGGCCCCTGCCTGGAGTGCTTCCATGGCGGCGTGCCGGTGACCGTGGCGGACCTGAGCACGCAGACCGCGCGGTGGCCGCGGTTCACCGAGGCGGCGGACCTGTGCGGGTTCGGCGCGGTCCAGGCCGTGCCGATGCGACTGCGGGACGAGGTCGTCGGCGCCCTCAACCTCTTCCGAGCCACGCCGGGCCCCTTCGACCCGTTCGGCGCTTCCATCGCCCAGGCCCTGGCCGACGTCGCGACCATCAGCCTGCTGCAGCAGCGCTCGACCCAGCGCAGCACCGTCCTCAACGAGCAGCTCCAGACCGCGCTCAACAGCCGCGTACTGATCGAACAGGCCAAGGGCAAACTCGCCGAACGCCGGAACATCGACATGGAACAAGCCTTCAGTGCGCTGCGCGGCTACGCCCGCGCCCACAACCGGCGCCTGTCTGACGTGGCCCGTGCCTTCATCGACAATGCCGAGCCGCTCGCCGGCCTGGATACCTGA
- a CDS encoding GNAT family N-acetyltransferase yields the protein MRIPPHPDEAEESQPSPMDTVRLRRLNRWQAEDLREDLADLYVESSTTRPGEEFRGRQEFLHRLADNVQMPGFVMLIAEAQSVVGCAYGFPVVRDGSWWQGFDGPLPQNIEQLTASGHVFAITEVVVHPHGQHRGLARRLQERLLADHQASLGITSVDRSDRTACAALQSWGWQDVGEIRREPPGATALRVLVLPLGERTAEHPDGLAHNDRTQRPE from the coding sequence ATGCGCATTCCGCCGCACCCCGACGAAGCCGAAGAGTCACAGCCGTCCCCGATGGACACCGTGCGGCTACGCAGACTGAACCGCTGGCAGGCCGAGGACCTCCGGGAGGACCTCGCAGACCTGTATGTGGAGTCCTCGACCACCCGGCCCGGCGAAGAGTTCCGCGGCCGACAGGAGTTCTTGCACCGCCTGGCGGACAACGTACAGATGCCCGGATTCGTCATGCTGATCGCGGAGGCGCAGTCCGTGGTGGGCTGCGCCTACGGATTCCCTGTCGTGCGCGACGGCTCCTGGTGGCAGGGGTTCGACGGGCCGCTGCCGCAGAACATCGAGCAACTGACCGCGTCCGGGCATGTTTTCGCGATCACCGAAGTCGTCGTTCACCCGCATGGGCAGCATCGCGGTCTCGCGCGTCGGCTGCAGGAGCGGCTGCTCGCCGACCACCAGGCATCCCTCGGCATCACCTCGGTGGACCGGTCTGATCGCACCGCCTGCGCGGCCCTTCAGTCCTGGGGCTGGCAGGACGTCGGAGAGATCCGCCGGGAACCGCCCGGCGCCACCGCCCTGCGGGTCCTGGTGCTTCCGCTCGGCGAGCGCACGGCAGAGCATCCGGACGGCCTCGCGCACAACGACCGCACCCAACGGCCCGAATAG
- a CDS encoding PP2C family protein-serine/threonine phosphatase: protein MEWSPKLEARRIAAVRRYDILDTPPDGAFDRIAALAARLFDAPAATVTIVDTDRVWFKAVYGLAGVTQTGRDPGLSTSAMLADDILIVPDALADPLAHTHPLVTGPTRVRFYAAAPIITSDGYRLGTVDVLDTEPRRITADQAGALADLAALVMDELELRLSAMQMLRVERELLAVEHAARERTERDRAEIAAFASTLQRTLLPPALPEVPGLEAACHYTTASVHDVGGDFYDVFPLDARRWAFFLGDVSGRGAPAAAVTSLIRYTLRSTALLEPDPRAVLRTLNATLLLDPDDGSRFCTLTFGTLAADPAGGFALTLTGGGHLPAYHLRPPLYGGPAPAAARAEPVNLPGGMLVGALAQADFTCRSLRLAPGEALFLYSDGLIKARTSHGARFGETGLAAHLSHHAATRPAIGASAIINDLTALLGTFPAGPADDVALLALSATPTTPATAPSGASGTAHTSLPRPT, encoded by the coding sequence ATGGAGTGGTCGCCCAAGCTGGAGGCACGGCGGATCGCGGCAGTGCGCCGGTACGACATCCTGGACACCCCGCCCGACGGGGCGTTCGACCGGATCGCCGCACTGGCCGCGCGCCTCTTCGACGCACCGGCGGCGACGGTGACGATCGTGGACACCGATCGGGTCTGGTTCAAGGCCGTGTACGGACTGGCGGGCGTCACCCAGACCGGCCGGGATCCAGGGCTGAGCACCTCGGCGATGCTCGCCGACGACATCCTGATCGTCCCCGATGCGCTGGCTGATCCGCTGGCCCACACCCACCCCCTGGTGACCGGGCCGACGCGGGTACGTTTCTACGCCGCCGCCCCCATCATCACCAGCGACGGATACCGCCTCGGCACCGTCGACGTCCTGGACACCGAGCCCCGCCGGATCACTGCCGACCAGGCCGGCGCCCTGGCGGATCTGGCCGCGCTGGTGATGGACGAGCTGGAACTGCGGCTGTCCGCGATGCAGATGCTGCGGGTGGAACGCGAGCTACTGGCGGTCGAGCACGCTGCGCGTGAGCGGACCGAGCGCGACCGGGCGGAGATCGCCGCGTTCGCCTCCACCCTGCAGCGCACCCTGTTGCCTCCCGCCCTGCCGGAGGTGCCGGGGCTCGAGGCGGCCTGCCACTACACCACCGCCTCGGTCCACGACGTGGGCGGCGACTTCTACGACGTCTTCCCGCTGGACGCGCGGCGCTGGGCGTTCTTCCTCGGCGATGTCAGCGGCCGTGGCGCACCGGCCGCCGCGGTCACCTCGCTGATCCGCTACACCCTGCGCTCCACCGCCCTGCTGGAACCCGACCCCCGCGCCGTCCTGCGGACGCTGAACGCCACCCTGCTGCTCGACCCGGACGACGGCAGCCGCTTCTGCACCCTCACCTTCGGCACCCTGGCCGCCGACCCCGCGGGCGGCTTCGCCCTCACTCTGACCGGCGGCGGCCACCTCCCGGCCTACCACCTGCGCCCGCCTCTCTACGGCGGACCCGCACCGGCCGCCGCCCGCGCCGAGCCCGTGAACCTGCCCGGCGGAATGCTCGTCGGCGCCCTGGCCCAGGCAGACTTCACCTGCCGCAGTTTGCGCCTCGCTCCCGGCGAGGCGCTGTTCCTCTACAGCGACGGTCTCATCAAGGCCCGAACATCCCACGGCGCCCGGTTCGGCGAGACCGGATTGGCCGCCCACCTCAGTCACCATGCCGCGACCCGTCCGGCCATCGGCGCCTCGGCAATCATCAACGACCTCACCGCGTTGCTCGGTACGTTTCCCGCCGGCCCAGCCGACGACGTCGCCCTGCTCGCCCTCAGCGCCACCCCTACCACCCCGGCCACAGCGCCTTCCGGCGCGTCGGGCACCGCCCACACCAGCCTGCCCCGTCCCACGTGA
- a CDS encoding ANTAR domain-containing protein: MQQAITVQEARQEVSAGLLEEELDLATEVAELRAQNDQLSRALTSRSVIDQARGMVMVVAPCSSERAWGLLVDVSQHCNVKLRVVAAALVATADDEALPEHMQRELRGALRRLHAAG; the protein is encoded by the coding sequence ATGCAGCAGGCGATCACGGTCCAGGAAGCCCGGCAGGAAGTGAGTGCCGGGCTTTTGGAGGAGGAACTGGATTTGGCGACGGAGGTTGCCGAACTACGCGCCCAGAATGACCAATTGAGCCGCGCCCTGACCAGCCGCTCCGTGATCGACCAGGCGCGCGGCATGGTGATGGTCGTGGCGCCGTGTTCCAGTGAGCGGGCCTGGGGCCTGCTGGTGGACGTCTCGCAGCACTGCAACGTCAAACTCCGGGTCGTGGCGGCCGCCCTGGTCGCCACGGCCGACGATGAGGCGCTTCCGGAACACATGCAACGCGAGCTGCGCGGTGCACTGCGGCGCCTGCACGCGGCCGGCTGA
- a CDS encoding PRC-barrel domain-containing protein, with protein MIRTADIREWRDCDVVDTEGHKIGVLEAVYVDTTTDEPAMATVRTGLPTRHRLLFVPLDDAVAGPDRLQVRYVKSLVRKAPSIGTDDILPAEQEAAIFQHYGLTYQPGAGGERQLARR; from the coding sequence ATGATCCGTACAGCTGACATCCGCGAGTGGCGTGACTGCGACGTCGTGGACACCGAGGGACACAAGATCGGTGTACTCGAAGCGGTCTATGTGGACACCACCACCGACGAGCCCGCCATGGCCACCGTGCGGACCGGACTGCCGACCCGCCACCGGCTGCTCTTCGTGCCTCTCGACGACGCCGTCGCAGGACCCGACCGCCTGCAGGTGCGGTACGTCAAATCCTTGGTGCGCAAAGCTCCTTCGATCGGTACGGACGACATCCTGCCTGCCGAGCAAGAAGCAGCGATCTTCCAGCACTACGGCCTCACCTACCAGCCCGGCGCGGGCGGCGAGCGACAACTTGCCCGCCGCTGA
- a CDS encoding ANTAR domain-containing protein, translating to MNQTVRVKEERWALKAEVAWGDAALAPAIAMLRVENDTLRRALAGHVVIDQARGMVMALAPCSRGEARSLLVDVSRQCDLRLREVAAAFVATSDGVELPRELHVALRRALRRLHAAQRR from the coding sequence ATGAACCAAACGGTCAGGGTCAAGGAAGAGCGATGGGCCTTGAAGGCCGAGGTGGCCTGGGGCGATGCGGCGCTTGCGCCGGCCATTGCCATGCTGCGCGTGGAGAACGACACACTGCGCCGGGCGCTGGCCGGCCACGTGGTGATCGACCAGGCGCGCGGCATGGTGATGGCCCTGGCTCCGTGTTCCCGCGGGGAGGCAAGGAGTCTGCTGGTGGATGTCTCACGACAGTGTGACCTCAGGCTCCGCGAGGTTGCCGCGGCTTTCGTGGCGACCTCGGACGGGGTGGAGCTGCCCCGTGAACTGCACGTAGCACTGCGCAGGGCGCTGCGGCGACTCCACGCGGCACAGCGCAGATGA
- a CDS encoding uracil-DNA glycosylase, producing the protein MAPRPLHELVEAGWAKALEPVADRIAGMGDFLRAEVAAGRTYLPAGANVLRAFQQPFDDVRVLIVGQDPYPTPGMAIGLSFAVAPDVRSLPGSLENIYRELNSDLGLPRPSNGDLTPWTEQGVLLLNRALTTAPRKPGAHRGKGWEEVTEQAISALAARGKPLVSVLWGRDARNLRPLLGDLPAVESSHPSPMSADRGFFGSRPFSKVNELLVRQGAEPVDWRLP; encoded by the coding sequence ATGGCACCGCGACCGTTGCACGAACTTGTTGAGGCCGGCTGGGCGAAGGCTCTGGAGCCGGTGGCCGATCGCATTGCGGGCATGGGGGACTTTCTCCGTGCGGAGGTGGCGGCGGGCCGGACGTATCTTCCGGCCGGGGCGAATGTCCTGCGGGCGTTTCAGCAACCGTTTGACGACGTACGCGTGTTGATCGTCGGTCAGGATCCTTACCCGACGCCGGGCATGGCGATCGGGCTGAGCTTCGCTGTCGCGCCTGATGTGCGTTCGCTGCCGGGCAGCTTGGAGAACATCTACCGGGAGCTGAACTCGGACCTAGGCTTGCCCCGGCCCTCCAACGGTGATCTGACGCCGTGGACTGAGCAGGGTGTGCTGTTGCTGAACAGGGCGCTGACCACGGCTCCGCGCAAGCCGGGCGCGCACCGTGGCAAGGGCTGGGAGGAAGTCACCGAGCAGGCCATCAGCGCGCTCGCCGCACGCGGCAAGCCGCTGGTGTCCGTGCTGTGGGGGCGGGACGCCCGCAATCTGCGGCCGCTCCTCGGCGATCTGCCGGCGGTGGAGTCCTCGCATCCCTCGCCCATGTCGGCGGACCGCGGCTTCTTCGGCTCGCGGCCGTTCAGCAAGGTGAACGAGCTCCTTGTGCGGCAGGGCGCGGAGCCGGTCGACTGGCGGCTTCCGTAG
- a CDS encoding N-acetylglucosamine kinase: MTETPEDPDRQAGPGARALPTGPRSTTASREPIRTGPEGIDAAHLLEQLVPMARKLLDQAGGGALRAVAIGAAGMATLGDGLRATLPGALEAEFGVRRLVLAADAVTAYAGALGQRPGAVVAAGTGMIALGTDLGAWRRADGWGHLLGDCGGGAWIGRAGLDAAMRAHDGRRGGSAALLARAEEVFGGPVTELPGRLYPRTDRPAVLASFAPEVARCAPADPVADGILRDAAGHIAAAAAAVCPVGTDCEVALTGGLFKLGDPLLTPLKEELAGQLPYARPVSAAGDPLSGSLALASALAVDRLLLPHDGRLLHCVGSPADGRDGSPADTPGPLTDHHS; the protein is encoded by the coding sequence CTGACGGAAACTCCGGAGGACCCGGACCGGCAGGCGGGACCGGGTGCGCGGGCCTTGCCGACCGGCCCGCGCAGCACCACCGCCTCCCGCGAACCCATACGCACCGGCCCTGAAGGGATCGACGCCGCCCACCTCCTGGAACAGCTCGTCCCCATGGCCCGCAAGCTGCTCGATCAGGCAGGCGGCGGCGCCCTGCGGGCCGTGGCCATCGGGGCCGCCGGAATGGCCACGCTCGGGGACGGCCTGCGGGCCACGCTGCCCGGCGCCCTGGAGGCCGAGTTCGGGGTGCGGCGCCTCGTGCTGGCGGCCGATGCGGTGACGGCGTATGCGGGAGCGCTCGGGCAGCGCCCCGGTGCGGTGGTCGCCGCCGGGACCGGCATGATCGCCCTTGGCACTGATCTCGGCGCTTGGCGGCGGGCCGACGGCTGGGGGCACCTCCTGGGCGACTGCGGCGGTGGCGCCTGGATCGGCCGTGCCGGGCTCGATGCCGCGATGCGGGCGCACGACGGACGCCGTGGCGGCTCGGCCGCGCTGCTCGCGCGCGCCGAGGAAGTGTTCGGCGGCCCAGTGACCGAGCTGCCCGGCCGGCTCTACCCGCGCACCGACCGCCCCGCCGTGCTCGCCTCCTTCGCCCCCGAGGTGGCCCGCTGCGCCCCCGCCGACCCCGTCGCGGACGGCATTCTGCGGGATGCCGCCGGGCACATCGCGGCGGCGGCCGCCGCCGTGTGCCCGGTCGGGACCGACTGTGAAGTCGCCCTGACCGGCGGCCTGTTCAAACTGGGCGACCCGCTCCTCACCCCCTTGAAGGAGGAGCTGGCCGGTCAACTGCCGTACGCACGGCCGGTGTCGGCGGCCGGCGACCCGCTGTCCGGGTCGCTCGCCCTCGCCTCCGCACTCGCCGTCGACCGCCTGCTGCTGCCGCACGACGGCCGGCTGCTGCACTGCGTCGGATCGCCTGCCGACGGCCGCGACGGGTCACCGGCCGACACCCCAGGGCCCCTTACCGATCACCACAGTTGA
- a CDS encoding sirohydrochlorin chelatase — MSSPTGPASGLPVRMPRPRQPGRHRRPEPVVAPEGAPALVLAVPGVPSTATRGLAEEVISIARSELPGLDARIGFLEGTDHEATVSAEYPTLTAVLAHSAEQRAARYEQALAAGQEVAEPQGPVAVVVPLLAGPDNAMMRHIRQAVMDSRAAVELTDVLGPHPLLAEALHVRLSEAGLARADRARLFTVATAADGIILATVGGEEAVQAAGITGMLLAARLAVPVMAAALDQDGAIAATAEQLRGSGSGQLALAPHLIGPEVGDGLLDTAAKEAGCATSEAIGAYPAIGKLALSKYMTALGIAPPQPAQTH; from the coding sequence ATGAGCTCCCCCACTGGGCCCGCTTCCGGCCTGCCTGTACGAATGCCGCGACCCCGCCAGCCCGGCCGGCACCGCCGCCCGGAACCCGTGGTTGCTCCCGAGGGAGCACCCGCACTGGTGCTGGCCGTTCCTGGCGTGCCCAGCACAGCCACCCGGGGCCTCGCCGAAGAGGTCATAAGCATCGCCCGCTCCGAGCTGCCGGGCCTCGACGCCCGGATCGGCTTCCTCGAAGGCACCGACCACGAGGCCACCGTTTCGGCCGAGTACCCGACCCTCACGGCGGTCCTCGCGCACAGCGCCGAGCAGCGCGCCGCCCGCTATGAGCAGGCGCTCGCCGCAGGTCAGGAGGTGGCCGAGCCGCAGGGCCCGGTCGCCGTCGTGGTGCCGCTCCTCGCGGGGCCGGACAACGCGATGATGCGCCACATCCGGCAGGCCGTGATGGACAGCCGTGCCGCCGTCGAGCTGACCGATGTGCTCGGCCCGCACCCGCTGCTCGCCGAAGCGCTGCACGTACGCCTCTCCGAAGCAGGGCTGGCCCGCGCCGACAGGGCCAGGCTCTTCACCGTGGCGACGGCGGCGGACGGCATCATCCTGGCCACCGTCGGCGGCGAGGAGGCCGTGCAGGCCGCCGGGATCACCGGCATGCTGCTCGCCGCGCGCCTCGCGGTGCCGGTCATGGCCGCCGCCCTCGACCAGGACGGCGCGATCGCGGCGACCGCCGAGCAGCTGCGCGGCTCGGGCTCCGGCCAGCTCGCGCTGGCCCCGCACCTGATCGGCCCGGAGGTGGGCGACGGCCTGCTCGACACGGCCGCGAAGGAGGCGGGCTGTGCCACTTCGGAGGCGATCGGCGCGTACCCGGCGATCGGCAAGCTCGCGCTGTCGAAGTACATGACGGCCCTGGGCATCGCCCCGCCGCAGCCCGCGCAGACGCACTGA
- a CDS encoding lactonase family protein: MGGVRAYIGSFTSAGGRGILMAAVDQDTGALSVLGATDALSDPSYLALAPDGDVLYAVGETDEGQAAAFGVRGDKPELLGAPALVGGSGPTHLALAQGHVLTANYGSGSVSWLPLNTDGSLDGAGGVLRHEGTGPVAARQEGPHAHQVLPDPSGRWVLSVDLGTDSVRVCALTAGELRLHHEVALRPGSGPRHLAFHPRGDLAYVMNELAPTLTTCRWDAEAGRLEPLGEIPVLAGQVTGDAYPSEVVIAPDGRFAWTATRGQDAISVLALDAEGRAPRLVTTVDCGGHWPRDLAVHPSGRFLYAANERSGDVTWFAVDPQTGIPERAGSIEAPAASCVVFG; this comes from the coding sequence GTGGGCGGCGTTCGGGCGTACATCGGTTCGTTCACCTCGGCGGGCGGCCGGGGCATCCTCATGGCTGCGGTCGACCAGGACACCGGGGCGCTGAGCGTGCTCGGCGCCACGGACGCGCTCTCCGACCCCTCCTACCTCGCGCTCGCCCCGGACGGCGACGTCCTGTACGCGGTCGGAGAGACGGACGAGGGGCAGGCCGCGGCGTTCGGCGTGCGCGGCGACAAGCCCGAACTGCTCGGCGCGCCCGCCCTCGTCGGCGGCTCCGGGCCGACACACCTCGCGCTCGCGCAAGGACATGTGCTGACGGCCAACTACGGTTCGGGCAGCGTCAGTTGGCTGCCCCTGAACACGGACGGCTCACTCGACGGCGCCGGCGGCGTGCTCCGGCACGAGGGGACGGGGCCCGTCGCCGCCCGCCAGGAAGGGCCGCACGCCCATCAGGTGCTGCCCGACCCCAGCGGCCGCTGGGTGCTCAGCGTCGACCTCGGCACCGACTCCGTGCGGGTGTGCGCCCTGACGGCGGGGGAGTTGCGCCTGCACCACGAGGTGGCCCTGCGCCCCGGCAGCGGCCCGCGCCACCTGGCGTTCCACCCGCGCGGCGACCTCGCGTACGTCATGAACGAACTCGCCCCCACCCTCACCACCTGCCGCTGGGACGCCGAGGCCGGCCGGCTCGAACCGCTCGGCGAGATCCCCGTCCTCGCCGGTCAAGTCACCGGCGACGCCTACCCGTCGGAGGTCGTGATCGCCCCGGACGGCCGCTTCGCGTGGACCGCGACCCGCGGCCAGGACGCGATCTCGGTGCTCGCCCTGGACGCCGAGGGCCGCGCGCCGCGCCTGGTCACCACCGTGGACTGCGGCGGCCACTGGCCCCGGGACCTGGCGGTGCATCCCTCGGGGCGTTTCCTGTACGCGGCCAACGAACGCTCCGGCGACGTGACGTGGTTCGCCGTCGACCCGCAGACGGGCATCCCGGAGCGCGCGGGGTCGATCGAGGCTCCGGCGGCTTCGTGCGTGGTGTTCGGCTGA
- a CDS encoding nitric oxide synthase oxygenase: MTAPGSRCAGGHPEPIARWQEAVEFIALHHREELDGADPAHRTEVIRAEIDATGTYRHTAEELTFGARVAWRNANRCIGRLYWRSLRVRDRRQVTRGADIAAESADHLREAAGRDGRIRPLITVFAPDEPGRPGPRIWNEQLIRYAGYEAPDGAVCGDPRNVGITALARRLGWPGGAGTPFDVLPLVVQGAGEEPRCYPLPADAVLEVAIEHPEYAWWAELGLRWHAVPALANMCLEIGGVCYPTAPFNGWYMGTEIGARNFADTDRYDLLPCIADRLGLDTGVDRSLWKDRALVELNRSVLHSFDRAGVTVTDHHTESRRFLAHMGREERHGRPVGADWSWIVPPISGSATPVFHRTYDPTERRPAYVHHAEAHARARGDLDG, encoded by the coding sequence GTGACGGCTCCGGGCAGCCGATGCGCGGGCGGCCACCCGGAGCCGATCGCCAGGTGGCAGGAGGCCGTCGAGTTCATCGCCCTGCACCACCGCGAGGAACTCGACGGCGCCGACCCGGCCCACCGCACCGAGGTGATCCGCGCCGAGATCGACGCGACGGGAACGTACCGCCACACCGCCGAAGAACTCACCTTCGGCGCCCGCGTCGCCTGGCGCAACGCCAACCGCTGCATCGGCCGCCTCTACTGGCGCTCCCTGCGCGTACGCGATCGACGGCAGGTCACCCGGGGCGCGGACATCGCCGCGGAGTCGGCCGACCACCTGCGCGAGGCGGCCGGCCGCGACGGCCGGATCCGCCCGCTGATCACGGTGTTCGCCCCCGACGAGCCGGGCCGCCCGGGGCCGCGGATCTGGAACGAGCAGTTGATCCGGTACGCGGGTTACGAGGCCCCCGACGGCGCTGTGTGCGGCGATCCGCGCAACGTCGGGATCACCGCACTGGCCCGCCGCCTCGGCTGGCCCGGCGGCGCGGGCACGCCCTTCGACGTGCTGCCGCTCGTGGTGCAGGGCGCGGGGGAGGAGCCCCGCTGCTACCCGCTGCCGGCGGACGCCGTGCTCGAAGTGGCCATCGAGCACCCGGAGTACGCATGGTGGGCGGAGCTCGGGCTGCGCTGGCACGCGGTGCCCGCACTCGCCAACATGTGCCTGGAGATCGGCGGTGTCTGCTACCCCACCGCGCCGTTCAACGGCTGGTACATGGGCACCGAGATCGGCGCCCGCAACTTCGCCGACACCGACCGCTACGACCTGCTGCCGTGCATCGCCGACCGCCTGGGCCTCGACACCGGCGTCGACCGCTCGCTGTGGAAGGACCGGGCCCTGGTCGAGCTCAACCGCTCCGTCCTGCACTCCTTCGACCGGGCGGGCGTCACCGTCACCGACCACCACACCGAGTCGCGGCGCTTCCTCGCCCACATGGGACGCGAGGAGCGCCACGGCCGTCCGGTGGGCGCCGACTGGTCCTGGATCGTGCCGCCGATCTCCGGCAGCGCGACCCCCGTCTTCCACCGCACCTACGACCCGACCGAGCGCCGTCCCGCGTACGTCCACCACGCCGAGGCGCATGCCCGGGCGCGGGGCGACCTGGACGGCTGA